The following are from one region of the Plutella xylostella chromosome 21, ilPluXylo3.1, whole genome shotgun sequence genome:
- the LOC105385414 gene encoding uncharacterized protein LOC105385414 — MFASRIFLTLMTVVAPAALHRQRRYLVYPNGGPARAQFILGLGIPVDLKEQSVTVGTVIKFQYLLPTNSSEYTSRIYGFANEISRDMHDDKTNNNDKNDISTDNDARDITDENNELNSTRSDNDDETDDENTLVDITFDKDRRKRSLVYTEGGEVDTNDVSEGTEVPLQEAIRRQELLDQKYLGHRNEEEEEEKKTNRWDYYKILERMVERYGFTGRPCLLRTICEAASVPFTHESGLLAEIGHILFTPSATRDKLSEHSDNEYHAAERLGRDQGANCEALFPECEGSVLDTFTEIGVDTLHKFGLY; from the exons ATGTTTGCTTCGCGTATTTTCCTGACGCTAATGACGGTGGTGGCCCCGGCCGCGCTGCACCGCCAGCGACGGTACCTCGTGTACCCCAACGGAGGCCCAGCTCGAGCACAG TTTATCCTCGGTCTCGGTATACCCGTTGACTTGAAAGAGCAGTCGGTGACCGTCGGAACAGTCATCAAATTCCAATACTTACTACCTACCAACAGTTCTGAATACACTAGCAGAATTTACGGATTTGCTAACGAAATCTCAAGGGACATGCACGATGATAAAACTAATAACAACGATAAAAACGATATATCTACTGACAATGACGCCCGTGACATAACCGATGAAAACAATGAGCTAAATAGCACAAGaagtgataatgatgatgaaacaGATGATGAAAATACCCTAGTTGATATCACGTTTGACAaagacaggagaaaacgttcGCTAGTCTATACAGAAGGCGGAGAGGTCGACACTAATGATGTTTCTGAAGGAACAGAAGTGCCACTTCAAGAAGCTATCAGACGGCAAGAGTTGCTGGATCAGAAGTATCTTGGTCATCGGAATGAGGAAGAAGAGGAGGAGAAAAAGACAAACAGATGGGATTACTATAAAATACTGGAGCGGATGGTGGAAAG ATACGGGTTCACGGGGAGGCCGTGCCTGCTGCGCACGATCTGCGAGGCGGCGTCCGTGCCCTTCACCCACGAGAGCGGCCTGCTCGCCGAGATTGGACATATCTTATTCAC GCCATCAGCAACCAGAGACAAGTTGTCGGAACATTCGGACAACGAGTACCACGCGGCGGAGCGCCTCGGCCGCGACCAGGGCGCCAACTGTGAGGCCTTATTCCCTGAGTGCGAAGGATCAGTTTTGGACACGTTCACCGAAATCGGAGTCGACACGTTGCATAAGTTTGGCTtgtattaa